The Phycisphaerae bacterium genome segment CGCCTGCTGTGTGCTGACCACCGGAACCGACCAGATCGTCGTTCGGGTGGATGGCGCCGCCGCTTTCGAGCCATTCGGGGCCCAGTTGATGCCTAAAACGCGCCAACTGCTCGGCCGGATCGCCGAGGCGCTCGCCGACGGACAGACCCACCTGGAAATCCGCGGTCACGCCGCGGATGGCCCGTTCCCTCCCCAAGCGGGCTTCCGTGACGCGATGGATCTGTCCTATGCCCGCGCCAGAGCGGTGACCGACCTGCTGACCGAGTCGGGCATCGCCTCCGATCGCGTCTCCATCACGGCACGCGCGGGCCAAACGCCACCCCTGATGGAAGATCAAGATAACCGCCCGGTATCGGGACGCGGAATTGAGATCATCGTGCACGCCCGGGAACCAGGTGTGCACGCCTTCAATATCGCCGAGAAAGAACGAGCAGAAAATGGGTGACCAAGCAGACGTTCAAGCCGAAGCCGTCGCATCGACCAAATCCGCCGGCCGCAAGAAGAACATGATCTTCGGAGGCATCTTCCTGGGTATCATGGTCGCTGAGGCCGTCGGCGTGGCCTTCGCGGTCAGATACTTCTCCGCCGGACCTGCCTCCGCCGAGGCTCAGGATATCGCCGCGGCGAACGGACTCAACTCCGCGGAGGGACAGAAAACCCCCGAGGACGTGGAAGTCGAAGTCGTCACTTTTCGCGGACAGAACTCCCAGGCACGACAG includes the following:
- a CDS encoding OmpA family protein, which codes for MIASGLRGTEAADPELAACCVLTTGTDQIVVRVDGAAAFEPFGAQLMPKTRQLLGRIAEALADGQTHLEIRGHAADGPFPPQAGFRDAMDLSYARARAVTDLLTESGIASDRVSITARAGQTPPLMEDQDNRPVSGRGIEIIVHAREPGVHAFNIAEKERAENG